The stretch of DNA TTAAGCAAATAATGACAAGAAAAGCAATATTTCCAGGTTCGTTTGATCCTATTACAAATGGCCATTATGATATTATAAAAAGAGGCGCTTCTTTATTTGATGAAGTTATAGTTGCTATTGGTGTTAATGCCGAAAAAAAATACATGTTTTCTTTAGAAGAAAGAAAACGTTTTATAGAAGAAGCATTTAAAGATGAACCCAAAGTGCGAGTAATTACTTATACAGGATTAACTATTGATTTATGTAAAAAAGAAAAAGCTGATTTTATATTAAGAGGTTTACGAAATCCTGCTGATTTTGAATTTGAAAAAGCAATTGCACATACCAACAGAAGTTTGTCTCAAATTGAAACCGTTTTCCTATTAACAGCTGCTAGAACTTCATTTATTTCATCTAGTATTGTGCGAGATGTTTTAAGAAATGGTGGCGAAATTAAAAAATTAGTACCCGAAGCTGTTTGGGCTAGTATCGATAAGTAAAAATTAGAATTACCAATTATAAAAATTAAGAGTTATGAGTTTTTGTAAACTTGTAACTCTTTTTTTCTTTATTGCTCATTATTAATTATTTAATTCATTTATCACTTTATAATTATAAAGGCTTCGACAAGCTCAGCCTGACTATGTATACATTTTGTCATTAGCATTAGAGATTGCCCCGAGTCAGTCGAAGTGTCACTATTAGAAAACGGCTTTTAATCGTTGTTCCAACATTAGTTTTATGGATAAATAAATTGTTTAATTACGAATAATTATTTATATTTGATGTATTATTTATACGCCTTTTTATTATGATTATTCGCCTAGAAAAGATTTGGCATCGCAATGCCTATCATATTGGTTTGTTCTTTAGTTATGAATCTGATTTGGTTCAAGCTGTAAAAGCATTTGGTGCAACTTACAGTAGATCGTTAAATTGTTGGTATTTTCCTTATGATAAAATTTGGTACCAAAAATTCAAGAAAGCCTTTCAGCATATAACTTTAGAAATAAGTACTTCAAATGAAACGGTGGCCGACAGTAACGTTCGTGAGCTTCCACCCATAGTTTCTCAAAACAAATTTCAGTTAGAATCGCGTGCGATTAAACCTGAACATAAGCCTAAATTAAATTGGGCTGAAAAACTTCGATTTAAAGTATTAGAACCAGTTGGGAAATATTGGGTTTTTAAAATGCATTATCACGATGTATTTACTCCTGAAATTTTAAAAATAAAAGGAGTTTTTTGGAATAAAACACAAAAAGTTTTCTTTGCAAAGAGAGTTCCGCTTGTTAAAGAAAAAATTGAAGCTTTATTTGAACAAGAAGGTTTGTTGCCTGATAATTTTTATTTTAAAGAACAGCATAATCTTGAAGGAACATTGGTACTAAAAATTCATCCTGAAGATTTTCAGTGGATGCAAGTTTATGTACCACAACATTTTGCATTGAGAGAGCAAATTAAACGTTTTTCGATGGTGAAATTTAGCAAACCTTTTGGTTGTTTTTTATTACCCGCTGCTCCACAAATTTTGGAAACATTAGCGATACATTTTGAAGTTTACGGCATTTCGATTGACAATCAGTTGCCCAATAATTATTTAAAAAAGCAACATTTACCTAATAGAAAACGTTATTTCCTAGAAAAAGCGAAAACCCAATTATTAGAAGTTGTTCCGTTTAAAGCAGAAGCTTTGATTTCGGAATATGTGGATATGTTACTAGCCATGAATTATAGCGAATCGACTTTAAAAACCTATACGCAAGCGTTTATCCAGTTCTTAAGACATTTTGATTTTGAAAGACCCGAAAATTTGGAACAAAAACAAATTGTTAAGCATTTGGGCGACTTAATGTTACAAGGATTATCGGCAACAAGTGGGCATTCGCTAGTAAATGCATTACATTTTTATTACAAATACATTTTGAAGCGACACGATGTACAATTTGTATTGCCAAGACCAAAAAAAGAAAAGAAATTACCTGTTGTTTTTACAATGGAAGAATGTTTACAAATTTTTAGAGTGGTAGATAACCCTAAACACAAATTGTTATTGCTTGTAGGATATGGTTCTGGACTGAGAGTTAGTGAAATTGTAAATTTAAAATGGGAAGATATTTATTTTG from Flavobacterium haoranii encodes:
- the coaD gene encoding pantetheine-phosphate adenylyltransferase, whose translation is MTRKAIFPGSFDPITNGHYDIIKRGASLFDEVIVAIGVNAEKKYMFSLEERKRFIEEAFKDEPKVRVITYTGLTIDLCKKEKADFILRGLRNPADFEFEKAIAHTNRSLSQIETVFLLTAARTSFISSSIVRDVLRNGGEIKKLVPEAVWASIDK
- a CDS encoding tyrosine-type recombinase/integrase; protein product: MIIRLEKIWHRNAYHIGLFFSYESDLVQAVKAFGATYSRSLNCWYFPYDKIWYQKFKKAFQHITLEISTSNETVADSNVRELPPIVSQNKFQLESRAIKPEHKPKLNWAEKLRFKVLEPVGKYWVFKMHYHDVFTPEILKIKGVFWNKTQKVFFAKRVPLVKEKIEALFEQEGLLPDNFYFKEQHNLEGTLVLKIHPEDFQWMQVYVPQHFALREQIKRFSMVKFSKPFGCFLLPAAPQILETLAIHFEVYGISIDNQLPNNYLKKQHLPNRKRYFLEKAKTQLLEVVPFKAEALISEYVDMLLAMNYSESTLKTYTQAFIQFLRHFDFERPENLEQKQIVKHLGDLMLQGLSATSGHSLVNALHFYYKYILKRHDVQFVLPRPKKEKKLPVVFTMEECLQIFRVVDNPKHKLLLLVGYGSGLRVSEIVNLKWEDIYFEEQKIHIKNAKGKKDRMVMLPYSISQFLTNYSKLYKKGTYVFEGQFAGEPYSTTTVQTVMRNAMQKAGLNKKGSVHSLRHSFATHLLESGTDIRYIQLLLGHNDIKTTMVYTHVRNEARDKIMSPLDKIVEINKKIDS